GATTCCCCCAGCATTTTGCATATTGCCACCCACGGCTTTTTCTTGGAAAACGTGGAACGAGTTGCTGCACCAAATTATGGCGACGACCGCAGCCTCCAGGTTATTCCCCACCCCAACGCTATTGCTCAAAAACGAGTCACCAACGCCGAAAACCCATTGCTGCGTTCTGGCTTGGCTTTGGCTGGCTTCAACAATCGCCAACAATGGGAAACGCAAGGCGAAGATGGGGTGCTGACGGCTTTGGAAGCTTCGGGATTGGATTTGTACGGCACCCAGTTGGTGGTACTTTCTGCTTGCGATAC
This portion of the Geitlerinema sp. PCC 9228 genome encodes:
- a CDS encoding CHAT domain-containing protein — its product is DSPSILHIATHGFFLENVERVAAPNYGDDRSLQVIPHPNAIAQKRVTNAENPLLRSGLALAGFNNRQQWETQGEDGVLTALEASGLDLYGTQLVVLSACDTGVGEINNGEGVYGLRRAFAMAGAQSQLISLWQVSDNGTQELMTRYYQRLLDNQGRSEAYRQTQLEMLATQKYDHPFFWAAFIPSGDWT